A window of Vescimonas fastidiosa contains these coding sequences:
- a CDS encoding DUF6870 family protein — MMGIETMKNVSPKTVDRSTLVQRSSVRLDPAAPREDRLREFIKQIRNPYCYLDGKTVVKISFAATDTTMEDCLEHYLRGL; from the coding sequence ATGATGGGCATTGAAACAATGAAAAACGTCAGCCCGAAAACGGTTGACCGAAGCACACTCGTTCAGAGAAGCAGCGTCCGGCTTGATCCTGCGGCACCGCGAGAGGACAGACTGAGGGAGTTCATCAAGCAGATCAGAAATCCTTATTGTTATCTGGACGGGAAGACAGTGGTGAAGATCAGCTTCGCCGCGACGGACACGACAATGGAAGATTGTCTGGAACACTATCTGAGAGGTCTTTGA
- a CDS encoding recombinase family protein: MPDKVYRTAIYCRLSREDGDKVESNSIASQRAICEDYIARHDDLELVCEPFVDDGYSGVSFNRPQFKKLEEAIRKGALDCIVVKDLSRFSRNYIDGGRYIEKIFPQLGIRFIAINDAYDSLTGDPQSDSFVIPFKNLINDSYCKDISMKIRSSLEVKQKSGEFVGSFAPYGYMKSPENKNQLIVDEAVSEYVQMIFSMYKDGFSIGRIAKRLNQMGVLSPMEYKHSAGVKFDTVFKTGDTAKWTYKAVQRILTNEVYIGVLAQGKRGTPNYKVRVVKSKDESEWVKVENAHEALVSYEDFMAVKVMMQRDMRCSPDQNEAHLFSGFLFCGDCQQPMIRKTVPSKTKKYIYYVCSTNKHSRTCSPHSIAAKEVEEKVFRAIHDQIELVINLEHALAMIERLPSQSRKAFNYEAQIAKIEEEIERYQKLKLGLYENFIGGVIDKSEYFEFRNSYTKIIEDKQDALLRVKKEMKQTVTTGTTERNWVTLFKQYENVEELNRRVLMSLVDRILIHENHAIEIVFKYKDEYQQTLEYVLGYADELDIAV, translated from the coding sequence ATGCCAGATAAGGTTTACCGCACGGCGATCTACTGCCGTCTGTCCCGTGAGGATGGAGACAAAGTAGAAAGCAACTCCATCGCCAGCCAGAGAGCCATCTGCGAGGACTACATTGCAAGGCACGATGATTTAGAGCTTGTCTGTGAGCCGTTTGTGGATGACGGTTACAGCGGCGTTTCCTTCAATCGTCCTCAGTTCAAAAAGCTGGAAGAGGCAATCCGCAAGGGTGCGCTTGACTGCATCGTGGTCAAGGATCTCAGCCGCTTCTCAAGAAACTACATCGACGGCGGACGCTACATTGAAAAGATTTTCCCGCAGCTCGGCATTCGCTTCATCGCAATCAATGATGCGTATGACAGTCTGACCGGTGATCCGCAGTCCGACTCCTTTGTCATCCCGTTCAAAAACCTGATTAACGATTCTTACTGCAAGGACATCTCTATGAAAATCCGAAGCAGTCTGGAAGTCAAGCAGAAGAGCGGTGAGTTCGTCGGCTCATTCGCGCCTTACGGCTACATGAAATCGCCGGAGAACAAGAATCAGCTCATCGTGGATGAAGCGGTCAGCGAATATGTGCAGATGATCTTTTCCATGTACAAGGACGGCTTCTCCATCGGACGTATTGCAAAGCGTCTGAACCAGATGGGCGTCCTGTCTCCAATGGAATACAAGCATTCCGCCGGTGTGAAGTTCGACACCGTCTTCAAGACCGGCGATACCGCAAAATGGACATACAAAGCCGTCCAGCGTATTCTCACCAACGAGGTTTATATCGGCGTTCTGGCTCAGGGCAAGCGCGGCACTCCCAACTACAAAGTCCGCGTCGTGAAAAGCAAGGATGAATCTGAGTGGGTCAAGGTTGAAAATGCGCATGAAGCTCTTGTGTCCTACGAGGACTTCATGGCAGTCAAGGTCATGATGCAAAGGGATATGCGCTGTTCACCCGATCAGAACGAGGCGCATCTGTTTTCCGGCTTCCTGTTCTGCGGAGACTGTCAGCAGCCAATGATCCGCAAGACCGTCCCGTCGAAGACGAAAAAGTATATCTACTATGTCTGCTCCACTAATAAGCACAGCCGGACGTGCAGCCCGCACAGCATCGCCGCAAAAGAGGTTGAGGAAAAGGTCTTCCGTGCCATTCATGACCAGATCGAGCTTGTCATCAATTTGGAACACGCGCTTGCGATGATAGAGCGGCTTCCGTCTCAAAGTCGCAAGGCTTTCAATTACGAAGCCCAGATTGCCAAAATCGAGGAAGAGATTGAGCGGTATCAAAAGCTCAAGCTGGGGCTTTACGAGAACTTCATCGGCGGCGTCATTGATAAGTCGGAATACTTCGAGTTCCGCAACAGCTACACCAAAATCATTGAAGACAAGCAGGACGCGCTTCTGCGTGTCAAAAAAGAAATGAAGCAGACGGTGACAACCGGCACGACTGAACGGAACTGGGTAACGCTTTTCAAGCAGTATGAAAACGTCGAAGAGCTGAACCGCCGGGTGCTAATGTCGCTGGTTGACCGCATTCTGATTCACGAAAACCATGCAATCGAAATCGTCTTCAAATACAAGGACGAATACCAGCAGACACTTGAATACGTTCTTGGTTATGCCGACGAACTGGATATTGCCGTATAA
- a CDS encoding recombinase family protein, translating to MARKSRKQIAVEEPVIESVSSEVFSTAIYARLSVENSGKSEKVDVIANQIEICKSYIAERPYLNLIDTYVDNGRTGTVFDRPEFNRLMNDIRTGRIKCLVVRDLSRFGRDYIEAGTYLERVFPQIGLRFIAIKENYDNFDTDGSGESLIIPLQNMINTLYSKDISRKVSTALKAQMESGEFKKRNLPYGYRWDEEHSNMVFDEETAPIVRKIFQWKIEGLSLPAIADRLDAMNAPNPEFQKYQVGVRTGNATAKKIWNKSSLTTILDNPHYVGDTVLGRTLNAIYKGVKNQHIDREEWIVFPNTHEAIISREDFQKVREMRNAAARTRVEKMERTEEIRATLVNLFEDRIVCADCGRKLYFHRKRVDKRKDGAWYAFYECSSSVKRGNLCTPHYTRQDKLEADVLAAIQLQVKAALNYDKLLAKLRNSEGERSIRDQQNALITSLNLKLSGISKKRTRLYEDFTEGILDEEEYTFAKKAYDEQYADLSRRLDEAVQRKVRFAEAMSEDNKWLTLMKSVSGTTMLSQELVDESVELVKVHEDGSIELVMKYGDIYALTVQSIKEVQEAM from the coding sequence ATGGCAAGAAAAAGCAGAAAGCAAATTGCGGTCGAAGAGCCGGTTATCGAATCTGTTTCTTCCGAGGTCTTCTCAACAGCCATCTATGCCCGTCTTTCCGTTGAAAACAGCGGCAAGTCCGAAAAGGTGGATGTCATCGCAAATCAGATTGAGATTTGCAAGTCCTACATTGCAGAGCGTCCCTATCTGAATCTGATAGATACCTATGTGGACAACGGACGAACGGGTACGGTTTTTGATAGACCGGAGTTCAACCGTCTGATGAACGACATCCGCACCGGCAGGATCAAGTGCCTTGTAGTTCGTGATCTCAGCCGGTTCGGGCGTGACTACATCGAGGCTGGAACCTATCTGGAACGGGTCTTTCCGCAGATCGGGCTTCGGTTTATCGCCATCAAAGAGAACTACGACAACTTTGATACGGACGGCTCCGGCGAAAGCCTCATCATCCCTCTGCAAAACATGATCAACACCCTTTACTCGAAGGACATCTCCCGCAAGGTTTCTACTGCGCTCAAAGCACAGATGGAAAGTGGAGAGTTCAAGAAGCGCAATCTCCCGTATGGTTATCGCTGGGATGAAGAACACAGCAATATGGTTTTCGATGAAGAAACCGCACCGATTGTCCGGAAGATTTTCCAATGGAAAATTGAAGGATTGTCCCTTCCTGCGATTGCAGACCGGCTTGATGCAATGAACGCGCCCAATCCGGAGTTTCAGAAGTATCAGGTCGGCGTCCGCACAGGCAATGCTACGGCAAAGAAGATTTGGAACAAATCTTCACTCACTACCATTCTGGATAATCCCCATTACGTCGGAGATACCGTTCTCGGACGGACGCTGAACGCCATCTATAAGGGCGTCAAGAATCAGCATATCGACCGCGAGGAATGGATTGTTTTTCCCAATACTCACGAGGCGATTATCTCCCGTGAGGACTTCCAGAAGGTACGAGAAATGCGGAACGCTGCTGCAAGGACAAGGGTTGAGAAGATGGAGCGCACGGAGGAAATTCGCGCTACACTCGTCAATCTTTTTGAAGACAGAATCGTCTGCGCAGACTGCGGCAGGAAGCTCTATTTCCATCGCAAGCGCGTTGACAAGCGCAAGGACGGAGCATGGTACGCCTTCTATGAGTGCAGTTCATCCGTCAAGCGCGGCAATCTCTGTACGCCGCACTATACGCGGCAGGATAAACTCGAAGCCGATGTGCTTGCGGCGATCCAGCTTCAAGTCAAGGCGGCTCTCAATTACGACAAGCTGCTTGCCAAGCTGAGAAACAGCGAAGGTGAACGCAGCATCCGCGATCAACAGAATGCGCTCATTACAAGCCTGAATCTGAAACTCAGCGGCATCTCCAAGAAACGCACCCGGCTCTATGAGGACTTCACGGAAGGCATTCTCGATGAAGAGGAATACACCTTTGCCAAGAAAGCCTACGATGAGCAGTATGCCGACCTTTCCCGGCGGTTGGATGAAGCGGTTCAGCGGAAAGTAAGATTTGCCGAGGCAATGTCCGAGGACAACAAGTGGCTCACGCTGATGAAATCCGTCAGCGGTACAACGATGCTCTCTCAGGAGTTGGTTGACGAGTCCGTAGAGCTTGTGAAAGTCCATGAGGACGGATCAATCGAGCTGGTCATGAAATACGGCGATATTTATGCTCTGACCGTTCAGAGTATCAAGGAAGTACAGGAGGCGATGTAA
- a CDS encoding recombinase family protein, with protein sequence MSKEYNIGIYIRLSMADEDTGYGSKAESDSIGNQRMLINRFLDNHPDLSHCQRSEFADDGYTGTNFHRPQFTQMMEKVKRGEINLICVKDFSRFSRDYIETGNYLECTFPFMGVRFISINDGYDSDDYKGTTGGLEVVMRSIIYAAYSKDLSVKTTSAKIQMMKQGKYVGGYAPYGYVLHPTIRNKLAVDPEAADVIRRIFREALEGSNTSQIARSLNDDGIPTPGQYFKSKHPDKKKFSNMSEKISWETVMVYNILKNLVYTGTLVSRKMKSCGVGSKKRVVNEPIIVEGTHEAIISKEDFELAQKVIRGGGRNPTRKQHDYPLKGLVRCGNCKRAMTRRKNKAGIRYFQCIHSVNNGNTDCPVGRSFPEMDIEKVVFHALTQFLALAQKEAIQNREVGDLRKSAIKECADKIRTLQKQNEQHKASKLRLYEKYAAGSITKEAYIQQKAAADVKIAENDGVIQRSYERMKELDSETACSDEKLDAVCEQYADCKALTYELTHAFISAVYIYDLDNIEIVWKFKDFLTTSEGEAK encoded by the coding sequence ATGAGCAAGGAATACAACATCGGCATCTACATCCGCCTCTCAATGGCTGATGAGGATACCGGCTATGGCAGCAAGGCGGAAAGTGACAGCATCGGCAACCAGCGTATGCTCATCAACCGCTTTCTTGACAATCATCCGGATCTGTCTCACTGTCAGCGGTCTGAGTTTGCGGATGACGGTTATACCGGCACGAATTTTCACCGTCCTCAGTTCACGCAGATGATGGAGAAGGTCAAGCGCGGCGAGATTAACCTGATCTGCGTCAAAGACTTTTCCCGCTTTTCTCGTGACTACATTGAAACGGGAAACTATCTGGAATGCACTTTTCCATTCATGGGCGTCCGCTTTATTTCCATCAACGACGGCTATGACAGTGACGATTACAAAGGCACAACGGGCGGTCTGGAAGTGGTTATGCGCAGCATCATCTACGCCGCATACAGCAAAGACCTTTCCGTAAAGACCACATCGGCAAAAATCCAGATGATGAAGCAGGGCAAGTATGTCGGTGGCTACGCCCCATACGGCTACGTCCTGCATCCCACCATTCGGAACAAACTTGCCGTAGACCCGGAGGCGGCTGATGTGATCCGTCGTATTTTCCGCGAGGCGCTGGAAGGCAGCAACACCTCTCAGATCGCCCGCAGCCTGAATGATGACGGCATTCCGACGCCGGGGCAATACTTCAAGAGCAAGCATCCCGACAAGAAGAAGTTCAGTAACATGAGCGAGAAAATCAGTTGGGAAACCGTGATGGTCTACAACATCCTCAAAAACCTTGTTTACACCGGAACACTGGTCAGCCGCAAAATGAAGTCCTGCGGTGTCGGCTCAAAAAAGCGTGTTGTCAATGAGCCGATTATCGTAGAAGGTACGCATGAAGCTATTATCAGCAAGGAAGACTTTGAGCTTGCTCAGAAGGTCATTCGAGGCGGAGGTCGGAATCCCACGCGCAAGCAGCATGACTATCCGCTCAAGGGACTCGTCCGCTGCGGTAACTGTAAACGTGCTATGACACGCCGAAAGAACAAGGCTGGCATTCGATACTTCCAGTGCATTCACTCGGTCAACAACGGAAACACAGACTGCCCGGTTGGCAGGAGCTTTCCGGAAATGGATATTGAGAAGGTTGTCTTCCATGCCCTTACTCAGTTTCTTGCTTTGGCACAGAAGGAAGCAATACAGAACCGCGAAGTCGGTGATCTGCGGAAATCTGCCATCAAGGAATGTGCTGATAAAATCCGCACTCTGCAAAAGCAGAACGAGCAGCACAAGGCGTCCAAGCTGAGGCTCTACGAGAAGTATGCAGCCGGAAGCATCACGAAGGAGGCGTACATTCAGCAGAAGGCGGCAGCGGATGTGAAGATTGCTGAAAACGATGGAGTAATCCAGCGCAGTTACGAGCGGATGAAGGAGCTTGACTCCGAGACCGCCTGTTCAGATGAAAAGCTGGATGCGGTCTGCGAACAGTACGCCGACTGCAAAGCTCTGACCTATGAGCTGACCCACGCATTCATTTCTGCGGTCTACATTTACGATCTTGACAACATAGAAATCGTCTGGAAGTTCAAGGACTTCCTCACTACATCAGAAGGAGAAGCCAAATGA
- a CDS encoding recombinase family protein: protein MKVFLYIRVACADQLAAADQREELERYAKDKGYEVAAAVAADGISGVHTEGIMNFLLNEAKRQDIGTILTRDTSRISRDTSSFMRFERKFRENGIRFEYLSKPDNELPVTPMMEAFEAAYKKRRTKNGKRA from the coding sequence ATGAAAGTATTTCTTTATATCCGCGTTGCCTGTGCGGATCAGCTTGCGGCAGCAGACCAGCGGGAAGAGCTGGAACGCTATGCGAAGGACAAAGGCTATGAGGTGGCTGCTGCTGTGGCGGCAGACGGCATCTCCGGCGTCCATACGGAAGGTATCATGAACTTCCTGCTGAACGAAGCAAAGCGTCAGGACATCGGTACGATCCTCACCCGCGACACCTCGCGAATCAGCCGGGACACTTCCTCTTTCATGAGGTTTGAGCGAAAGTTCCGGGAGAACGGCATCCGGTTCGAGTATCTGTCCAAGCCTGACAACGAGCTTCCGGTCACTCCGATGATGGAGGCGTTTGAAGCGGCGTATAAGAAACGTCGCACAAAGAACGGCAAAAGAGCATAG
- a CDS encoding recombinase family protein yields the protein MSRFGRDYLQVGMYTDVLFPEFGVHFIAVNDGVDSTRGENEFTAIRNVFNEMYARDTSKKIRATWQSKGKSGEHLTTIPPYGYIKDPEDKKKWIVDEEAAAVVQKIFSLCVDGLGPTQIAKWLKQHQILNPTAYAYSKGLPASNKPTADPYKWTNETVSRILERVDYLGHTVNFKTTKQSYKSKKKLWNDPADWVIFENTQPAIIEESVFIIVQNIRKSRRRPTKMGDMGIFSGLLYCAECGGKMYQCRATNFTEEQKYFICSTYRKGKDLCTTHSIKNVVLHEIVLRNLREAIQYVSQHEAEFMQEAADISMRDRDAEFARKRDTLAKADKRIAELDHIISKLYEDNVMGKLSDDRFIKLSHDYELEQSNLKSMAEVLRKELKQQEQQKTNAKAFVAAVKKYTDMQELDAAVLREFIDRIEVSHADKKSKTREITIVYNFIGAFDFTRAIEEARNTTEKQQKTA from the coding sequence ATGAGCCGATTCGGGCGCGACTATCTGCAAGTGGGTATGTATACGGATGTTCTTTTCCCGGAGTTTGGCGTACACTTTATCGCCGTCAATGACGGTGTTGACAGTACACGCGGAGAAAACGAGTTTACCGCTATCCGCAATGTATTTAACGAAATGTACGCCCGCGATACTTCCAAGAAGATCCGCGCCACATGGCAGAGCAAAGGAAAATCCGGCGAACATCTGACTACCATTCCCCCATACGGGTATATCAAAGACCCGGAGGACAAAAAGAAATGGATTGTCGATGAAGAAGCCGCAGCCGTTGTGCAAAAGATTTTCTCCCTCTGTGTTGACGGTTTGGGACCTACTCAAATTGCCAAGTGGCTGAAACAGCATCAGATTTTGAATCCTACTGCTTATGCTTATTCCAAAGGGCTACCAGCCAGCAACAAACCTACGGCTGATCCGTACAAATGGACAAATGAAACCGTTTCCCGCATTTTGGAGCGCGTGGACTATCTGGGACACACAGTAAACTTCAAGACAACGAAGCAATCCTACAAGAGCAAAAAGAAGCTCTGGAACGATCCTGCGGATTGGGTAATCTTTGAGAACACCCAGCCCGCGATCATTGAGGAAAGCGTATTTATCATTGTCCAGAATATCCGTAAATCCCGCCGCCGTCCTACCAAGATGGGTGATATGGGTATCTTCTCCGGGCTGCTCTATTGTGCAGAGTGCGGCGGCAAGATGTATCAATGCCGCGCCACCAATTTTACGGAGGAACAGAAATACTTTATCTGTTCTACCTACCGCAAGGGAAAAGATCTTTGCACAACACATTCCATCAAGAATGTGGTGCTGCATGAAATCGTGTTGAGAAATCTGCGCGAAGCCATACAGTATGTGAGCCAGCACGAAGCCGAGTTTATGCAGGAAGCGGCAGACATCAGTATGCGAGATCGTGACGCGGAATTTGCGCGGAAACGTGATACGCTTGCGAAAGCTGATAAACGCATTGCAGAGCTTGACCATATCATTTCCAAACTGTATGAGGACAATGTAATGGGTAAACTGTCCGATGACAGATTTATCAAACTGTCCCACGACTACGAGCTGGAACAGAGCAACTTAAAATCTATGGCAGAAGTTTTGCGCAAGGAGCTGAAACAGCAGGAGCAGCAGAAAACCAATGCCAAGGCATTTGTCGCAGCGGTGAAAAAGTACACGGATATGCAGGAGCTTGACGCGGCAGTTCTCCGTGAATTTATTGACCGCATCGAAGTGTCCCACGCAGACAAGAAATCCAAGACAAGGGAGATCACCATTGTCTATAACTTCATCGGTGCATTTGACTTTACACGGGCTATCGAAGAAGCCCGCAATACAACTGAAAAACAGCAAAAGACGGCATAG
- a CDS encoding barstar family protein has translation MNYYGYIPITTDPVVLHLDGCKDWGALHRRIRKTFGFPDYYGENWDAMWDCLTDVFLQPVQRHIVVEGFDSMPRELREYAAPMREIFGDLQEKYPWVSVTYR, from the coding sequence ATGAATTACTATGGTTATATACCCATTACAACTGACCCCGTTGTCCTGCACCTGGATGGCTGTAAAGACTGGGGCGCATTGCACCGGCGCATCCGCAAGACATTTGGGTTTCCGGACTATTACGGGGAAAACTGGGATGCCATGTGGGATTGCCTGACGGATGTATTCTTGCAGCCGGTACAAAGGCACATTGTGGTGGAAGGATTTGACTCCATGCCCCGGGAGCTGCGGGAGTATGCCGCTCCGATGCGGGAAATCTTCGGTGACCTTCAGGAAAAATATCCGTGGGTCTCAGTAACATACCGTTGA
- a CDS encoding sporulation transcriptional regulator SpoIIID: MKGNMEQRACEEAVYIIESRGTVRDAARKFGISKSTVHKDISQRLPLFNRSLYLQVKAILEENKAQRHIRGGLATRRKYKGG; this comes from the coding sequence ATGAAGGGAAATATGGAGCAGCGTGCCTGCGAGGAGGCCGTTTACATCATAGAGAGCCGGGGGACCGTGCGGGATGCCGCCCGGAAATTCGGCATCAGCAAGTCTACGGTGCATAAGGACATTTCCCAGCGTCTGCCCCTGTTCAACCGCAGTCTCTACCTGCAGGTAAAGGCCATTTTAGAGGAAAACAAGGCCCAGCGCCACATACGCGGCGGCCTGGCCACCCGGCGCAAGTACAAGGGCGGCTGA
- a CDS encoding dihydrofolate reductase: MQAIVAVSQSWGIGRDGQLLFRIRADLQRFKALTTGHTVVMGRKTLETLPGGRGLPDRRNLVLTRQESLTPDRAETVHSPEELLALADSDAFVIGGQEVYTRLLPYCTRVYVTKVFADVPADAFFPNLDKDPHWQIVSVGKPQEEAGLRFQYVEYRRV; encoded by the coding sequence ATGCAAGCCATTGTGGCCGTAAGTCAGAGCTGGGGCATCGGTCGGGACGGGCAGCTGCTCTTTCGCATCCGGGCCGACCTGCAGCGCTTCAAGGCCCTCACCACCGGTCACACGGTGGTCATGGGCCGCAAGACCCTGGAGACGCTCCCCGGCGGCCGGGGTCTGCCGGATCGGCGCAACCTGGTGCTGACCCGGCAGGAAAGTCTCACCCCGGACCGGGCGGAAACCGTCCACTCCCCGGAGGAGCTGCTGGCCCTGGCTGACAGTGACGCCTTTGTCATCGGCGGCCAGGAGGTGTATACCCGGCTCCTGCCCTACTGCACCCGGGTCTATGTCACCAAGGTTTTTGCCGATGTTCCGGCGGATGCCTTTTTCCCGAATCTGGACAAGGACCCCCATTGGCAGATCGTCTCCGTGGGAAAGCCTCAGGAGGAAGCGGGCCTGCGCTTTCAATATGTAGAGTACCGGCGCGTATAA
- the thyA gene encoding thymidylate synthase: protein MSRADEIFKANCRDILENGVWDTDLAVRPHWEDGTPAHTVKKFGLVNRYNLQEEFPILTLRRTYFKTCIDELLWIWQQKSNNIHDLRGHIWDSWADENGSIGKAYGYQLSVKHHYPEGDMDQVDRVLYDLKHNPASRRILTNIYNFQDLHEMALYPCAYSMTFNVSGRTLNAILNQRSQDMLAANNWNVVQYAVLVHMLAQVSGLKAGELVHVIADAHIYDRHVPIIQKMLEKEPRPAPKFVIDPTVTDFYRFTRDSFSLEGYDPQPFEDKIPVAI, encoded by the coding sequence GTGAGCCGTGCCGACGAGATTTTTAAGGCCAACTGCCGCGACATTCTGGAAAACGGCGTTTGGGATACCGACCTGGCCGTGCGCCCTCACTGGGAGGACGGCACCCCCGCCCACACGGTGAAAAAGTTCGGCCTTGTAAACCGCTATAATTTGCAGGAGGAGTTCCCCATTCTGACCCTCCGCCGCACCTATTTCAAAACCTGTATCGACGAGCTTCTGTGGATCTGGCAGCAGAAGTCCAATAATATTCACGACCTCCGTGGCCACATTTGGGACAGCTGGGCCGACGAAAACGGCTCCATCGGCAAGGCCTACGGCTACCAGCTCTCCGTAAAGCACCACTACCCCGAGGGGGACATGGATCAGGTGGATCGGGTGCTCTACGACCTGAAGCACAACCCTGCCAGCCGCCGCATCCTCACGAATATTTACAATTTTCAGGACCTGCACGAGATGGCCCTCTACCCCTGCGCCTACTCCATGACCTTCAATGTCTCCGGCCGCACCCTCAATGCCATTTTGAACCAGCGCAGCCAGGATATGCTGGCCGCCAACAACTGGAATGTGGTGCAGTATGCGGTGCTGGTCCATATGCTGGCCCAGGTGTCGGGTCTGAAGGCCGGGGAGCTGGTCCATGTCATTGCCGATGCCCATATCTATGACCGCCATGTGCCCATCATCCAAAAAATGCTGGAAAAGGAGCCCCGTCCGGCGCCTAAATTCGTCATAGACCCCACCGTCACCGACTTTTACCGGTTCACCCGGGACAGCTTCTCCCTGGAGGGGTACGACCCTCAGCCCTTTGAGGACAAGATCCCTGTGGCCATCTAA
- a CDS encoding Mur ligase family protein, whose product MMKQTTALESVLRADGLLLQGIGRNVDILGISNDSRTVKPGDLFICKGYGFKPEYLAKAQEAGAVCYLAQEKLESDLPAILVRDVRKAQSLAAQWFYDYPSRAFTLVGITGTKGKTTTTYMTRSVMDAVTGTKTGLLSGMEHDLGGEVTYTHLTTPESLEMQQLFAEARERKLPVVTAEISSQAYQVHRTYGQHFRYGIFLDIGPDHISAHEHPTMEDYLKCKEALLENSDTAIIVRSTDYFDHVLAAAQKAGRTLLVGMAEDGESDYTASDVQKLPRGYAFTVTEKATGRQDIYKVGMDGLFNIENALTAIAVGRDMGGDPAVISAALEHLVVPGRADVMEGAGLKIFINYMHNGISCQAVLKALKKDYPDKFVTVVIGVAGQRSPARIQGVGEACGRYADRVFFTADDPDLEDPRDIDTRLAHAAADGKAEVIIEPDRVIAVERALREAPAGSVVVLGGKGDEDTQRVNGVYVHYESDPVIAKRVVAELEKER is encoded by the coding sequence ATGATGAAGCAAACAACCGCATTGGAATCTGTTTTGCGTGCTGACGGCCTGTTGCTGCAGGGCATTGGCCGAAATGTGGACATTCTGGGTATCAGCAATGACTCCCGCACCGTCAAGCCCGGTGACCTGTTCATCTGCAAGGGCTACGGCTTTAAGCCCGAGTACCTGGCCAAGGCCCAGGAGGCCGGAGCCGTGTGTTACCTGGCCCAGGAGAAGCTGGAGAGCGATCTGCCCGCCATTTTGGTCCGCGATGTGCGCAAGGCACAGAGCCTGGCCGCCCAGTGGTTCTATGACTACCCCTCCCGTGCCTTTACCCTGGTGGGCATCACCGGCACCAAGGGGAAAACCACCACCACCTATATGACCCGCTCCGTTATGGACGCTGTGACCGGTACAAAGACCGGCCTTCTCTCCGGCATGGAGCATGACCTGGGCGGTGAGGTGACCTACACCCATCTGACCACCCCCGAGTCTCTGGAAATGCAGCAGCTCTTTGCCGAGGCCCGAGAGCGCAAGCTGCCCGTGGTCACCGCCGAGATCAGCAGCCAGGCCTACCAGGTCCACCGCACCTACGGCCAGCACTTCCGCTACGGCATTTTCCTGGACATCGGCCCCGACCACATCTCCGCCCATGAGCATCCCACCATGGAGGACTACCTCAAGTGCAAGGAAGCCCTGCTGGAAAATTCCGACACCGCCATCATCGTCCGCAGCACGGACTATTTTGACCATGTGCTTGCCGCCGCTCAAAAGGCCGGGCGCACCCTTTTGGTGGGCATGGCCGAGGACGGCGAGAGCGACTATACCGCCTCGGATGTGCAGAAGCTCCCCCGGGGCTATGCCTTCACCGTCACGGAAAAGGCCACCGGCCGCCAGGACATTTATAAGGTGGGGATGGACGGCCTTTTCAATATTGAGAATGCCCTCACGGCCATTGCCGTGGGCCGTGACATGGGCGGCGACCCCGCCGTTATCTCCGCCGCTCTGGAGCACCTGGTGGTGCCGGGCCGGGCGGATGTGATGGAGGGCGCGGGCCTGAAGATCTTCATCAACTATATGCACAACGGCATCAGCTGCCAGGCGGTGCTGAAGGCCCTGAAAAAAGACTACCCGGATAAGTTCGTCACCGTGGTCATCGGCGTGGCCGGCCAGCGTTCCCCCGCCCGTATTCAGGGTGTAGGCGAGGCCTGCGGCCGGTACGCCGACCGTGTGTTCTTCACCGCCGACGACCCGGACCTGGAGGACCCCCGGGACATCGACACCCGCCTTGCCCATGCCGCGGCGGACGGAAAGGCGGAGGTCATCATCGAGCCGGACCGTGTCATCGCCGTAGAGCGCGCCCTGCGGGAGGCCCCGGCAGGCTCCGTGGTGGTGCTGGGCGGCAAGGGCGACGAGGATACCCAGCGGGTAAACGGCGTCTATGTCCACTATGAGTCCGACCCGGTCATCGCCAAGCGCGTGGTGGCCGAGCTGGAAAAAGAGAGATAA